A genomic region of uncultured Paludibaculum sp. contains the following coding sequences:
- a CDS encoding (2Fe-2S)-binding protein — translation MELKFRLNGAERRLDIPPKLTLLDAIRDYAGLTGTKYGCGEGQCGACTVLLDGRAVKSCILPATSAQGREVTTVEGLAAGGRLHPVQQAFLDHSAFQCGFCTPGMITGAVALLSQNPSPSETEIRAGLQSHVCRCGTYPRIVEAVRAASLLKGAPRG, via the coding sequence ATGGAACTAAAATTCCGCCTGAACGGCGCTGAGCGGCGTCTGGACATCCCGCCCAAGCTGACGCTTCTGGACGCCATCCGGGACTACGCCGGACTGACGGGCACCAAGTACGGCTGCGGAGAAGGACAGTGTGGCGCCTGCACGGTGCTGCTGGACGGCCGTGCGGTGAAGTCGTGCATTCTCCCGGCCACATCGGCCCAGGGCAGGGAAGTCACTACGGTCGAGGGGCTGGCCGCAGGCGGAAGACTTCATCCCGTCCAGCAGGCTTTTCTCGACCACTCCGCGTTCCAGTGCGGCTTCTGCACACCCGGGATGATCACAGGAGCGGTCGCCCTGCTGTCGCAGAACCCAAGCCCCTCGGAAACGGAGATCCGCGCCGGCTTGCAGAGTCATGTCTGCCGCTGTGGCACCTACCCGCGCATCGTGGAGGCCGTCCGCGCGGCCTCCTTGCTCAAGGGGGCGCCGCGTGGCTGA
- a CDS encoding molybdopterin cofactor-binding domain-containing protein, giving the protein MAEPDLLLAEYKRRDFLKLLGSGGLLTLPITAAERPVRVRQALDGLFDVFTGKIEMGQGARTLLTQAIAEELRVPVDRIRLTMADTDQVPDDGGTWASLTTPETVPAVRKDVAAFAGHPLTEPKDWKVLGQSIPPLHGPAAVTGALQYCGDLRTEGMLHGCVVRPDAYRAHLESYDDRAARALPGVRIVREGDFLGVVAPDRHTALEAARLVQAQWKPDPLPSLAEMRESFRTKSVAPVEVRDTRYPPLIRQGDTDAALAGAHRKLHSSYWLPPIAHVALEPRAAIAEWHDGALTVHCGKQAPFLVRAELAKAFGLPESKVRIVVTMPGGGFGGKQRGECELEAARLAKAAQAPVRLAWTREEEFWVAYSRPAALVEIESGVDAGGHLSAWRFRNYNAGAPGIKPPYAIAAMSNEFWRSETPLRQGSYRALAATANNFARESHVDEWAHALGKDPLEYRLANIEDARLKEALEKGAALFGWGRRKPGNGRGFGLACNLEKLARLALFVETEGSARNLRIVRIVAMGDFGAALNPDNLKNQMQGALIQGVGGALWEQLLFDNRRQLTKRLSQYRVPRFQDVPDLRVEIIDRREIPAAGAGESSITLPAPALANALYTATGVRPYALPLIS; this is encoded by the coding sequence GTGGCTGAGCCGGACCTCCTTCTCGCCGAGTACAAGCGCCGCGACTTCCTGAAGCTGCTCGGCTCCGGCGGCCTGCTGACTCTGCCCATCACTGCCGCTGAGAGGCCCGTCCGCGTCCGCCAGGCGCTCGACGGACTCTTCGACGTCTTCACTGGCAAGATCGAGATGGGTCAAGGCGCGCGAACCCTGCTCACGCAGGCCATCGCCGAAGAACTGCGCGTGCCCGTCGATCGCATCCGGCTCACCATGGCCGACACCGATCAGGTACCAGATGACGGCGGAACCTGGGCTTCGCTTACCACCCCGGAAACCGTCCCGGCCGTCCGTAAGGATGTCGCGGCCTTCGCTGGACACCCGCTGACGGAACCGAAGGATTGGAAAGTCCTCGGCCAATCCATCCCCCCGCTACATGGTCCCGCCGCGGTCACCGGAGCCCTGCAATACTGCGGCGACCTACGCACCGAGGGCATGCTGCACGGCTGCGTGGTGCGGCCGGATGCCTATCGTGCCCATCTCGAGAGCTACGATGACAGGGCCGCCCGCGCATTGCCCGGAGTGCGGATCGTCCGGGAGGGCGATTTTCTCGGTGTCGTGGCACCCGACCGCCATACGGCGCTCGAAGCCGCCCGCCTCGTCCAGGCGCAATGGAAACCAGATCCTCTGCCCTCGCTCGCCGAGATGCGTGAATCCTTCCGCACGAAGAGCGTTGCGCCTGTGGAGGTGAGGGACACCCGCTACCCGCCTCTCATCCGCCAGGGCGACACCGACGCGGCCCTCGCCGGCGCCCATCGCAAGCTCCACTCGAGTTACTGGCTTCCGCCCATCGCCCACGTCGCGCTGGAGCCCCGTGCCGCCATTGCGGAATGGCACGACGGCGCGCTCACCGTCCACTGCGGCAAGCAGGCGCCATTCCTGGTTCGAGCCGAGCTCGCCAAGGCGTTCGGGCTGCCTGAGTCCAAGGTCCGCATCGTGGTCACCATGCCCGGAGGAGGCTTCGGAGGCAAGCAGCGTGGAGAGTGTGAGCTCGAAGCCGCCCGCCTGGCCAAGGCCGCGCAGGCACCGGTTCGTCTGGCCTGGACGCGCGAGGAAGAGTTCTGGGTTGCCTACTCGCGGCCCGCCGCGCTGGTCGAGATCGAGAGCGGAGTCGATGCCGGAGGTCACCTCTCGGCCTGGCGTTTTCGCAACTACAACGCAGGCGCGCCCGGCATCAAGCCGCCTTACGCCATCGCCGCCATGTCCAATGAGTTCTGGCGCTCGGAAACACCACTGCGCCAGGGTTCTTACCGCGCGTTGGCTGCCACGGCGAATAACTTCGCCCGGGAATCCCACGTGGACGAATGGGCCCACGCACTCGGGAAGGACCCCCTCGAATACCGGCTCGCCAACATCGAGGATGCCCGTCTGAAGGAAGCCCTGGAGAAGGGCGCGGCTCTCTTCGGCTGGGGCCGCCGCAAGCCCGGCAACGGCCGTGGCTTCGGTCTCGCCTGCAACCTGGAGAAACTGGCCCGGCTGGCTCTCTTCGTGGAAACCGAAGGATCAGCAAGGAACCTCCGCATCGTCCGCATAGTAGCCATGGGAGACTTTGGTGCCGCCCTCAATCCCGACAATCTGAAGAATCAGATGCAGGGCGCCCTCATACAGGGTGTGGGCGGGGCACTCTGGGAACAGTTGCTCTTCGACAACCGCCGCCAGTTGACGAAGAGGCTCTCCCAATATCGCGTCCCGCGCTTTCAGGACGTGCCGGACCTGCGCGTCGAGATCATCGACCGCCGCGAGATACCGGCCGCCGGGGCGGGCGAGTCGTCCATTACCCTGCCCGCCCCCGCGCTGGCCAACGCGCTGTACACGGCAACAGGCGTTCGTCCCTACGCCCTGCCGCTCATCAGCTAA